One segment of Propionispora hippei DSM 15287 DNA contains the following:
- a CDS encoding iron-containing alcohol dehydrogenase gives MNQEKYPVTYGRNLLTILTDSKENWLIVTDPVIWEKLKGQVKQDAIQLYFVTTMEKKIMDEEVKTLSGFTQVLGLGGGMAADAAKLWATAHQVPLYQMPTALSVNAFLCYKTAVRYDHVVKYEGDILPKEILIDFDILEQAPRHLNLSGVGDLLSCLTASYDWKINALITKSHAFDQRIYEETQEMLALLAEYMGDIVQNKEPGLRFIVRAYKGIAEHSYRMRHTMWEDGSEHNVFMNLERITGRQFLHGQAVCLGVYFMSAFQDNQHERAVSLIQRSEIDIRPQALQVTIDDIRQALLTLNQFVRDQNIRYSICNAKEVTAEWVEEILAKYQRDFPVG, from the coding sequence ATGAACCAGGAGAAATATCCGGTTACCTATGGCCGGAATCTGCTAACCATCTTAACTGACAGTAAAGAAAACTGGCTGATTGTCACTGATCCGGTCATCTGGGAGAAGCTGAAAGGACAGGTCAAACAAGACGCTATCCAGCTCTATTTTGTCACTACCATGGAGAAAAAGATCATGGACGAAGAAGTTAAAACCCTGTCGGGTTTTACGCAGGTGCTGGGCCTGGGTGGCGGTATGGCTGCCGATGCGGCCAAGCTATGGGCCACGGCTCATCAGGTGCCACTTTACCAGATGCCGACCGCCTTATCGGTCAATGCCTTTCTCTGCTACAAGACAGCCGTTCGCTACGACCATGTGGTTAAATATGAAGGCGATATTCTGCCCAAGGAGATTCTGATTGATTTTGATATCCTGGAGCAGGCGCCCCGCCATTTAAACCTGTCGGGCGTCGGTGATTTATTAAGCTGCCTGACCGCCAGCTATGACTGGAAGATCAATGCCTTAATCACCAAATCTCATGCCTTTGATCAGCGGATCTATGAGGAGACCCAGGAGATGCTGGCCCTGTTAGCTGAGTATATGGGAGATATTGTACAGAACAAAGAACCGGGCCTGCGCTTTATCGTCCGGGCCTATAAGGGAATCGCCGAACACAGCTACCGGATGCGGCATACCATGTGGGAAGACGGCTCAGAGCATAACGTTTTTATGAACCTGGAACGGATCACCGGCAGGCAGTTTCTCCACGGCCAGGCCGTTTGCCTGGGTGTCTACTTTATGTCGGCTTTCCAGGATAACCAGCATGAACGGGCGGTGTCGCTGATTCAGCGGTCGGAGATTGATATCCGGCCCCAGGCGCTGCAGGTTACGATCGACGATATACGGCAGGCGTTACTCACGCTGAACCAGTTTGTCCGGGATCAGAATATCCGTTATTCGATCTGCAATGCCAAAGAGGTTACAGCGGAGTGGGTAGAAGAGATCTTAGCGAAGTATCAACGGGATTTTCCCGTCGGATAA
- a CDS encoding glucosamine-6-phosphate deaminase — protein sequence MKIIVTDSYEASCREAANQLLSVIKGNPQACLGLATGGTAQGVYPHLIEAYKQQAVSYTEIRTVNLDEYIGLKPDHPQSYRHYMDTYFFDHIDINPLNTYIPSGSQLLQPEITNFSRILEIWPRDVQLLGVGVNGHIGFNEPGEVLQAGVHIATLDEATIKANARFFTSEDEVPKTAITMGVGDILQAGKIVLLATGSQKAAVLKKLLAGDDVTTQVPCTLLKLHRDVTVILDKELAQQVGVSSRFTE from the coding sequence GTGAAGATCATTGTCACCGATTCGTATGAAGCATCCTGTCGGGAAGCGGCGAACCAACTGTTGAGCGTTATTAAGGGTAATCCGCAAGCCTGTTTAGGTTTGGCGACCGGCGGGACAGCGCAAGGGGTGTATCCGCATCTGATTGAGGCGTATAAGCAGCAGGCGGTGAGCTATACAGAAATCCGGACGGTGAATCTGGATGAATATATCGGCCTAAAGCCCGATCATCCCCAGAGCTACCGCCATTATATGGATACATATTTCTTTGATCATATCGACATCAATCCGCTCAATACCTATATTCCGTCGGGTAGCCAACTGCTGCAGCCGGAGATCACCAACTTTAGCCGTATCCTGGAGATCTGGCCGCGGGATGTGCAGCTACTGGGTGTCGGGGTGAACGGGCATATCGGGTTTAACGAGCCGGGGGAAGTGCTGCAGGCCGGGGTGCATATCGCCACACTGGATGAGGCTACGATTAAGGCGAACGCCCGGTTCTTCACCAGCGAGGACGAGGTACCGAAGACGGCCATCACGATGGGCGTGGGCGATATTCTGCAGGCCGGGAAGATTGTACTGCTGGCCACCGGCAGCCAGAAGGCCGCTGTATTGAAGAAGCTGCTAGCCGGGGATGATGTCACTACGCAAGTTCCCTGCACGCTCTTAAAGCTGCACCGGGATGTGACGGTGATCCTGGATAAGGAACTGGCCCAGCAGGTGGGGGTAAGCTCCCGGTTTACTGAGTAA
- a CDS encoding DUF3887 domain-containing protein, protein MKQAIYIARMLVVVSAIWLMGVVPCLAADAGQDHLGKWSYTDEIRKFADPMTENLLQMINQDNYGQFSKDFSQKMKEVIPESEYKKIRDDIQTKFGSYASKEFVSLEIRETYLTVYYKVTFSQSEKPVLVRSVFVKENNKIRVGGFWLSPLSYAGNNGEQ, encoded by the coding sequence ATGAAACAGGCAATTTATATAGCAAGGATGCTTGTTGTTGTATCGGCTATCTGGCTTATGGGGGTAGTACCATGCTTAGCGGCAGACGCGGGGCAAGATCATTTGGGGAAATGGAGCTACACGGATGAGATAAGAAAGTTTGCCGATCCGATGACGGAGAATTTACTGCAAATGATTAATCAGGATAATTACGGCCAATTTAGCAAGGACTTTTCGCAAAAAATGAAAGAGGTCATTCCGGAGTCTGAGTATAAGAAGATACGGGACGATATCCAGACTAAATTTGGCTCCTATGCTTCCAAGGAATTTGTCAGTCTGGAAATCCGGGAAACCTATCTGACTGTTTATTATAAGGTTACGTTTTCACAAAGTGAAAAGCCTGTTTTGGTCAGAAGCGTTTTTGTTAAAGAAAATAATAAAATCCGTGTGGGAGGGTTTTGGTTAAGCCCCTTGTCATATGCGGGTAATAATGGGGAGCAGTGA
- a CDS encoding oxidoreductase: MEYTKQVPINSGFGPQTTAKEILKGCDLTGKIAIVTGGYSGIGLETTRALANAGATVIVPARSPEKSLKALEGIPHVELEKTDLMDSTSIDDFAARFLATNRPLHLLINSAGVMFTPLRRDSRGFESQFSTNHLGHFQLTARLWPALVRAHGARVVALSSRGHRLGGVDFADPNFENKEYNKFTAYAQSKSANSLFALELDKRGRDYAVRAFAVHPGLVPDTDLGRDLDPSELKPQPVKNSQGLITSDETNAQYKSVEQGAATSVWCATSAQLDDMGGVYCEDCDIAITVASDSTSPFGVRPWAIDAQLAQRLWALSEKLIGIKFEI; encoded by the coding sequence ATGGAATATACGAAACAAGTACCGATAAATTCCGGCTTTGGTCCCCAGACAACCGCCAAAGAAATCCTCAAGGGTTGTGATCTTACAGGGAAGATAGCTATTGTGACAGGAGGATATTCCGGTATAGGTCTCGAAACAACCCGTGCCCTGGCCAACGCAGGCGCCACCGTGATTGTACCCGCCCGCTCGCCGGAAAAGTCCCTTAAAGCCTTAGAGGGAATCCCCCATGTAGAGCTTGAAAAAACTGATTTGATGGACTCTACATCGATTGATGATTTTGCTGCACGTTTTTTAGCTACCAACCGTCCGCTGCACCTGCTTATTAATAGCGCCGGGGTGATGTTTACCCCGCTTAGGCGTGATTCACGCGGTTTTGAATCACAGTTTTCAACAAACCATTTGGGACATTTTCAACTGACCGCAAGGCTTTGGCCGGCATTAGTAAGAGCACATGGCGCGAGAGTCGTTGCGCTTTCATCACGCGGACACCGTCTCGGTGGTGTTGATTTTGCTGACCCCAACTTTGAAAACAAGGAATATAACAAATTCACCGCCTATGCCCAGTCAAAATCAGCAAACAGCTTGTTTGCACTCGAACTCGACAAACGCGGAAGAGACTACGCCGTTCGGGCTTTTGCCGTGCATCCGGGCTTAGTGCCTGATACCGATTTAGGCCGTGATTTAGACCCCTCAGAGCTTAAACCGCAACCGGTGAAAAACTCGCAAGGGCTTATCACCTCTGATGAAACTAACGCTCAATATAAGTCGGTGGAGCAAGGGGCTGCGACCAGTGTCTGGTGTGCAACAAGTGCGCAATTAGATGACATGGGTGGCGTCTATTGCGAGGATTGTGACATAGCCATAACGGTTGCCTCTGACAGTACCAGCCCGTTTGGCGTACGTCCGTGGGCAATTGATGCTCAACTGGCTCAACGGCTATGGGCTTTGAGCGAAAAGCTCATAGGAATAAAATTTGAAATATGA
- a CDS encoding Crp/Fnr family transcriptional regulator, whose protein sequence is MKETDLPYLKNNVSDLPLMTDDAIKDRFLSTGQIRKHKKGDLIIVAGQDSYEPSILLSGLIRVFFLNVEGVDVTNLFIFENTYYGSDFLTMKKASVCSFEALEDCVSLVLDRQVLKETLQNNIHVLLDYTRILEQSLNNKILRENALITKSATERYLDLKKTYPHIEKRVSQTHIASYLGITPVSLSRIRRVIREEN, encoded by the coding sequence ATGAAAGAAACAGACCTTCCATATTTAAAAAACAATGTATCAGATTTGCCGCTAATGACTGATGATGCTATCAAAGATCGATTTTTATCCACGGGCCAAATAAGGAAGCATAAAAAAGGAGACTTAATTATAGTAGCGGGACAAGACAGCTATGAGCCGAGCATCTTATTGTCCGGGCTAATACGGGTTTTCTTTTTAAACGTTGAGGGTGTGGACGTAACTAATTTATTTATCTTTGAAAACACCTATTACGGTTCTGACTTTTTAACAATGAAAAAGGCCAGTGTATGCAGTTTTGAAGCATTAGAGGACTGTGTTTCGTTGGTACTCGACCGCCAAGTGTTAAAGGAAACCTTACAGAATAATATTCATGTTCTCTTGGATTACACAAGAATACTGGAACAGTCCTTGAACAATAAAATACTAAGAGAAAATGCGTTGATTACCAAAAGCGCTACTGAGCGTTATCTCGATTTAAAAAAGACTTATCCCCATATCGAGAAACGGGTTAGCCAAACCCATATTGCTTCCTATTTAGGCATTACGCCAGTATCGCTCAGCCGGATACGGCGCGTTATCCGGGAAGAAAATTGA
- a CDS encoding GyrI-like domain-containing protein produces the protein MKYEWKKEEKQLYLPKTLPELITVPKQKFFMLKGKGNPNRDSFAEEVGVLYSLAYAVRMMPKQGYTPEGYFEYTVYPLEGLWDLTEEGRKSATLDKDEFLYTIMIRQPDFVTQDVADKAFELVRKKKPHPLLERVVFDTMEDGLSVQMLHLGSYDNEPQSFNLMRDFIAKNNLEITSLKHREIYLSDARKVEPAKLKTVLRYRVKPIA, from the coding sequence ATGAAATACGAATGGAAAAAGGAAGAAAAACAATTATACCTGCCTAAGACCCTTCCGGAATTAATTACGGTCCCCAAGCAAAAATTCTTTATGTTAAAAGGGAAGGGGAATCCGAATCGGGATTCCTTTGCTGAAGAAGTAGGTGTTCTTTATTCATTGGCATATGCTGTTAGAATGATGCCCAAACAAGGCTATACTCCCGAAGGATATTTTGAATATACGGTCTATCCCTTAGAGGGATTATGGGATTTAACGGAAGAGGGAAGAAAGTCCGCAACGTTGGACAAGGACGAGTTTCTATACACCATCATGATTCGACAGCCCGATTTTGTGACCCAGGATGTTGCTGACAAGGCCTTTGAGCTTGTAAGAAAAAAGAAACCGCATCCATTACTGGAGCGTGTGGTATTTGATACGATGGAGGATGGCTTATCAGTACAAATGCTTCACCTAGGTTCATATGATAATGAGCCTCAAAGTTTTAACCTGATGAGGGACTTTATAGCAAAAAACAATCTTGAAATAACATCTTTAAAGCACCGGGAAATTTATCTTTCCGACGCGCGAAAAGTTGAACCGGCTAAATTAAAAACCGTTTTAAGGTATAGGGTTAAGCCCATAGCGTGA
- a CDS encoding VOC family protein gives MIQGICLGNIMVDCGDEIKLCEFYHQLLGWEKRNMFGRPALCSGTGIVFLFMEEADYVPPVWPEEKEKQQKQMHFDFQVPDVAAAVEYAKSLGAIEATSQFGGREFVTMLDPAGHPFCLCAEDNMA, from the coding sequence ATGATTCAGGGGATATGCCTAGGTAATATTATGGTTGACTGCGGCGATGAAATAAAGCTATGCGAATTCTACCATCAATTACTTGGCTGGGAAAAACGAAACATGTTTGGACGGCCTGCCTTATGTAGTGGAACTGGGATTGTATTTCTGTTTATGGAAGAAGCGGATTATGTGCCACCTGTCTGGCCGGAAGAAAAAGAAAAGCAGCAAAAACAAATGCATTTCGATTTTCAGGTGCCCGATGTTGCCGCAGCAGTTGAATACGCTAAATCCCTCGGCGCGATTGAGGCAACATCCCAATTTGGCGGTCGTGAGTTTGTTACAATGCTAGATCCTGCCGGACACCCGTTTTGCCTTTGCGCCGAAGATAATATGGCTTAA
- a CDS encoding class I SAM-dependent methyltransferase — translation MSHRIETKVSITAQGTCLARTVSYYEKDSNYKSDDYVAPVMGPPFLGFLAKHDFSRKLLKNCFLKAPGNYEYLIARTKFIDAMFKNMGGNVEQIVVFGAGFDSRAIRFQKELKNATVFELDAPVTQQAKRERIRGANIQLPENLKFISIDFNKEAVSEKLDEAGFKQNKTCLFLLEGLTMYLNQTSIDQTFQLIDQYTGQDSLIIFDYVSASMVRQEQLQNDPQVIKHYQVLAKAGEKPGFAIDGHIQDFLAKYNLALMEELDSVKLAERYFGEEDLGLLAKKFRIITAKKSG, via the coding sequence ATGAGTCATAGAATTGAAACAAAAGTATCCATAACTGCACAGGGAACATGCCTGGCGCGGACAGTATCCTATTATGAAAAGGATTCTAATTACAAAAGCGATGATTATGTTGCTCCGGTCATGGGACCTCCATTTCTTGGTTTCCTGGCTAAACATGACTTTTCCCGGAAGCTGTTAAAAAATTGCTTCCTTAAAGCTCCGGGGAATTATGAATATTTGATTGCCCGGACCAAATTCATTGATGCGATGTTTAAGAATATGGGCGGGAATGTTGAACAAATCGTCGTATTTGGCGCCGGATTTGATTCCCGGGCGATTCGGTTTCAAAAGGAATTAAAAAACGCGACGGTATTTGAACTTGACGCTCCGGTAACCCAGCAAGCTAAAAGAGAGAGAATTAGGGGAGCCAACATTCAGCTTCCGGAGAATCTAAAATTTATTTCTATTGATTTTAACAAAGAAGCCGTCTCGGAAAAGTTAGATGAAGCCGGTTTTAAACAAAATAAGACTTGCCTTTTTCTGCTTGAAGGGTTAACGATGTATCTTAATCAGACGTCTATCGATCAAACCTTTCAACTGATTGATCAATATACAGGGCAAGACAGCCTGATTATTTTTGATTATGTTTCTGCTTCGATGGTTAGACAAGAACAGCTTCAAAATGATCCTCAGGTTATAAAACATTATCAGGTTCTTGCTAAAGCCGGTGAGAAACCCGGTTTTGCAATTGATGGACATATTCAGGATTTTTTAGCAAAATATAATTTAGCTTTAATGGAAGAATTGGATTCGGTTAAACTGGCGGAAAGATATTTTGGTGAAGAAGATTTAGGACTACTTGCTAAAAAATTTAGAATTATAACGGCAAAAAAGTCAGGATAA
- a CDS encoding sugar ABC transporter ATP-binding protein, protein MKNVLEFKAITKYFPGVKALDDISFTAEGGEVLTFLGENGAGKSTLLKVLNGDYQPTSGQYLLNGEVRHFSNPKEAIEAGISVIYQERQILMEVSVAENIFVGRLPVGKLGLVDRKRLNQAAKKIIDEFGLPIAPDKKVKELSVAHQQMVEIMKAYSRELKVIAFDEPTASLCDSEIDILFKIIEKLKQEGKVIIYVSHRMKELRQIADKVAIFKDGRFVKLVRQQEVSEQEMIRLMVGRDLGDVFKELNRNTELGEVLLEVRNLCSDRVRQISFQLHKGEILGFSGLVGAGRTEVMRAIIGADRIKAGEVLLEGKPAFSQSPGEAIQKGIVMVPEDRKTQGILPNMTVGANISISILGNILNSFHLIQEEKEALIIEENIRLLNIKTPHAGKNIVELSGGNQQKAILARWLITEPKVLILDEPTKGIDVGAKAEFYKLICDIARQGVGVLLISSELPEIIGLSDRIIIMKNGRMTGEVSREEAAEDKLLAYAMLDEGEKQYA, encoded by the coding sequence ATGAAAAACGTTTTAGAATTTAAGGCCATTACCAAATACTTTCCCGGAGTCAAAGCGCTGGATGACATCAGTTTTACGGCGGAAGGCGGCGAGGTACTGACTTTTCTTGGTGAAAATGGCGCCGGCAAATCGACCTTGCTTAAGGTGTTGAACGGAGACTATCAGCCGACCTCCGGGCAATACCTGCTAAATGGGGAAGTACGGCATTTTTCCAATCCCAAGGAGGCCATTGAAGCCGGCATCAGTGTGATTTATCAGGAACGGCAAATTTTGATGGAGGTAAGCGTTGCCGAGAATATATTTGTCGGCCGTCTGCCGGTAGGGAAGCTCGGGCTGGTTGACCGGAAACGGCTGAATCAGGCGGCAAAAAAAATTATCGATGAATTTGGTCTGCCCATTGCTCCGGACAAAAAAGTGAAGGAGCTCAGCGTGGCCCATCAGCAGATGGTTGAAATTATGAAAGCCTATAGCCGGGAATTAAAGGTCATCGCCTTTGACGAGCCTACGGCCAGTTTGTGTGACAGTGAGATTGACATATTGTTTAAGATCATTGAAAAGCTAAAACAGGAAGGGAAAGTCATTATTTATGTATCTCACCGGATGAAGGAGCTGCGCCAGATTGCCGATAAGGTGGCTATCTTTAAAGACGGCCGGTTTGTCAAGCTTGTCCGGCAGCAGGAGGTAAGCGAACAGGAGATGATCCGGCTGATGGTGGGCCGTGATCTGGGCGATGTGTTTAAGGAGCTTAACCGCAATACGGAGCTTGGCGAAGTCCTGCTGGAAGTAAGGAATCTCTGCTCCGACCGGGTAAGGCAAATATCTTTTCAATTACATAAAGGCGAAATACTGGGGTTTTCCGGGCTGGTGGGAGCCGGGCGGACTGAAGTCATGCGGGCCATTATCGGTGCCGACCGGATAAAAGCGGGGGAAGTGCTGCTGGAAGGCAAGCCTGCTTTCAGTCAGTCTCCCGGCGAAGCCATTCAAAAAGGGATTGTGATGGTGCCGGAGGACCGGAAGACACAGGGCATTCTGCCGAACATGACGGTAGGGGCAAATATCAGCATCTCTATTTTGGGCAATATCTTAAATTCCTTTCATCTGATTCAGGAAGAAAAGGAAGCTCTTATTATTGAGGAAAATATCAGGCTGCTGAATATAAAAACCCCGCATGCAGGCAAGAACATCGTGGAATTAAGCGGCGGGAATCAACAAAAAGCTATTTTAGCCCGCTGGCTGATAACCGAACCTAAGGTCCTGATTCTGGATGAACCAACCAAGGGGATTGATGTGGGGGCCAAAGCGGAATTTTATAAATTGATCTGTGACATTGCCCGGCAGGGAGTAGGGGTATTGCTGATTTCTTCGGAGCTGCCGGAAATTATCGGGCTTAGCGACCGGATTATCATCATGAAAAACGGCAGAATGACCGGTGAGGTAAGCCGGGAGGAAGCGGCCGAGGATAAGCTTCTGGCCTATGCCATGCTGGACGAGGGGGAAAAACAGTATGCTTAA
- a CDS encoding ABC transporter permease, with protein sequence MLKWDHITQKIETDKLGLIVALVALVIIFSFFNSNYLSSANLINILVAASLPGLVAIGETYLIIAGLCDLSTGSVAAFASVLAAVLMQKGLSFFPMLLVVIGAGILVGYINAWAVNKIKLESFIATLATMSIFRGFAYIICDGKPVYIMDSTFIDFGKERILGLPIPVIILLLAFLLFGIILAKTRFGRSVYVVGGSKNAARLAGLDPERITNVLFMLTGALSALGGIILGARMSSGQPAASVGLEFDAITAAVLGGTAFTGGVGTIFGTVLGVLILQGFNTGLIMLNVPVFWQFVARGMLLFIALAFDFLRKKNREKKLLEQSMALLEQKEPPVKTTPA encoded by the coding sequence ATGCTTAAATGGGACCATATCACGCAAAAAATCGAAACAGACAAACTTGGCCTGATCGTTGCTTTAGTGGCCCTTGTCATTATATTTTCATTCTTTAACAGCAATTATCTCAGCAGCGCTAATCTGATCAATATCTTAGTAGCCGCTTCGCTGCCGGGGCTGGTGGCTATCGGGGAAACCTATCTGATTATTGCCGGTTTATGTGATTTGTCTACCGGGTCGGTGGCGGCGTTTGCCAGTGTGCTGGCGGCGGTATTGATGCAGAAGGGGCTTAGCTTCTTTCCCATGCTGCTGGTGGTCATCGGCGCCGGTATCCTGGTTGGCTATATCAATGCCTGGGCTGTTAACAAGATCAAGCTGGAGTCCTTTATTGCCACTCTGGCCACCATGTCGATCTTCCGGGGCTTTGCTTACATTATTTGCGACGGCAAACCGGTTTATATCATGGACAGCACTTTTATTGATTTTGGCAAGGAGCGCATACTGGGCCTGCCGATTCCGGTCATTATCCTTTTGCTGGCCTTTCTGCTGTTTGGTATTATTCTGGCCAAAACCCGGTTCGGGCGCAGTGTCTATGTGGTGGGCGGCAGCAAAAATGCGGCTCGCCTGGCAGGCCTGGACCCGGAGCGGATTACCAATGTGCTGTTTATGCTGACAGGCGCCTTGTCGGCCCTTGGCGGGATCATTCTGGGAGCCAGAATGAGCTCAGGACAGCCTGCGGCCAGTGTGGGGCTGGAGTTTGACGCCATTACGGCTGCCGTGCTGGGCGGCACGGCCTTCACCGGCGGTGTGGGAACCATCTTCGGCACCGTGCTCGGGGTGTTGATCCTTCAGGGCTTTAATACCGGGCTGATTATGTTGAACGTTCCTGTATTCTGGCAATTTGTTGCCCGGGGGATGCTGCTGTTCATTGCGCTGGCCTTTGACTTCCTGCGTAAGAAAAACCGGGAAAAGAAGCTGCTGGAGCAGAGTATGGCCCTGCTGGAGCAGAAGGAACCGCCGGTGAAAACAACTCCGGCCTAA
- a CDS encoding arabinose ABC transporter substrate-binding protein codes for MKFKKQMAVLLGTLLVSTLLWGCGSGSGDQGKSAGGDKKKLVIAGIYKAGDQVWFIDEGKAAEKAAKEMGASDFLFIDAKMNPDTYLQAIDNVIAQKVDGVVTCIPDQKLSKVTVEKLKQAGIPVVAADDALQDESGKKLAPWVGINAYKIGQVNGEWMANYAKTNGFDKDNQAGLLILTMDTVSSCVPRTQGEEEKFKELLPGFSGDRIFKADYNGETDKGFNGAAAIFTAHPEIKKWMVMTANEEGAVGAVRALEQAGLDKSSCVIGLGGYLAKDEFKKEYSAMKAATYFSSDAVGGTSVKVLMNYILKKEEMPMETAVDAAIVTKDNYKQIMGKNAE; via the coding sequence ATGAAATTTAAAAAACAGATGGCTGTATTGCTGGGGACTTTACTGGTGAGTACCTTGCTGTGGGGGTGCGGCTCAGGTTCGGGTGATCAGGGGAAAAGTGCCGGCGGCGACAAGAAGAAGCTGGTGATTGCCGGCATTTATAAGGCCGGTGATCAGGTCTGGTTTATCGATGAAGGCAAAGCGGCGGAAAAAGCGGCTAAAGAAATGGGAGCTTCCGATTTTCTGTTCATTGATGCCAAGATGAATCCCGATACCTATTTGCAAGCGATTGATAATGTAATCGCCCAGAAGGTGGATGGGGTGGTTACCTGTATTCCGGATCAGAAGCTTTCCAAAGTGACGGTGGAAAAATTAAAACAAGCCGGCATTCCTGTTGTAGCGGCCGATGATGCGCTGCAGGATGAAAGCGGCAAGAAGCTGGCGCCCTGGGTGGGCATCAACGCCTACAAGATTGGTCAGGTCAACGGGGAATGGATGGCCAATTATGCGAAAACCAATGGTTTTGACAAAGACAATCAGGCCGGTCTGTTAATCCTGACGATGGATACAGTGTCCAGTTGCGTGCCGCGGACGCAGGGGGAAGAAGAGAAGTTTAAGGAACTGCTGCCCGGATTTAGCGGTGACCGGATTTTTAAAGCGGACTACAACGGGGAAACGGATAAAGGCTTCAACGGAGCGGCAGCCATCTTTACCGCTCATCCGGAAATCAAGAAATGGATGGTTATGACGGCCAATGAGGAAGGCGCGGTTGGGGCGGTTCGGGCGCTCGAGCAGGCCGGTCTGGATAAAAGCTCCTGCGTAATCGGTCTGGGTGGCTATCTGGCAAAAGACGAATTCAAGAAGGAATATTCGGCAATGAAAGCGGCCACCTATTTCTCGTCCGATGCGGTGGGCGGCACTTCGGTAAAAGTACTGATGAATTACATACTGAAAAAAGAGGAAATGCCGATGGAAACTGCCGTGGATGCGGCTATTGTAACAAAGGATAACTATAAGCAGATTATGGGGAAAAACGCGGAATAG
- a CDS encoding aldose epimerase family protein has product MIDKIRFKQMDALRLENEWLRIIVIPALGGKVASMYKKDKQFELLFQHKEEAYQKPGKYASFAEYDAAGFDDAFPSIDGGKVWVGQQELEYPDHGEIWTADFSYVIEGDDRVSLTYQSPAFGYRYRKQLTLQDKTLRLHYHITNHGAAMFPCIWAMHCLLRCEEDMELEFPPGTQTVLNVQDSASLGPAGQLHSYPVTRNRDGRQYRLDRVLPATSGTTQKYYTCGRVAEGRCGVYYPSQQVRYQVVFDKEKLPYVGFWVTEGGFRGDYNCALEPANGYYDAIDIAKRNQALYCLAPGETLSFELAMNLD; this is encoded by the coding sequence ATGATCGACAAAATACGGTTTAAGCAGATGGACGCGCTGCGGCTGGAAAATGAATGGCTGCGGATTATTGTCATTCCGGCCTTAGGCGGCAAGGTGGCGTCGATGTATAAAAAGGATAAACAGTTTGAGCTGCTTTTTCAGCATAAAGAGGAGGCTTACCAAAAGCCCGGCAAGTACGCGTCGTTTGCCGAGTATGATGCCGCCGGCTTTGACGATGCCTTTCCTTCGATTGACGGGGGCAAGGTATGGGTAGGGCAGCAGGAACTGGAGTATCCGGATCACGGTGAAATATGGACCGCCGATTTTTCTTATGTCATTGAAGGCGATGATCGCGTAAGCCTGACCTATCAAAGCCCGGCTTTTGGCTACCGGTATCGGAAGCAACTGACTTTGCAGGATAAGACACTGCGGCTTCACTATCATATCACCAATCACGGGGCGGCTATGTTCCCGTGTATTTGGGCGATGCACTGCCTGCTGCGCTGTGAAGAGGATATGGAGCTTGAGTTTCCGCCGGGAACGCAAACGGTGCTCAATGTCCAGGACAGTGCGAGCTTAGGTCCTGCCGGGCAGCTTCATTCCTATCCGGTCACCCGGAACCGGGACGGCAGGCAATACCGGCTGGACCGGGTATTGCCCGCGACGAGCGGCACCACGCAAAAATACTATACCTGCGGCCGGGTCGCCGAAGGGCGGTGCGGGGTGTACTATCCGTCGCAGCAGGTGCGGTATCAGGTGGTATTTGATAAAGAAAAACTCCCTTATGTCGGTTTCTGGGTAACCGAGGGAGGCTTTCGCGGTGATTATAATTGTGCGCTGGAACCGGCTAACGGGTATTACGACGCCATTGATATCGCCAAGCGGAATCAGGCCTTATATTGCCTGGCGCCGGGCGAGACCCTGTCGTTTGAACTGGCCATGAATTTGGACTGA